The DNA region AGATCGACGCGGTCGAGGGCGGGTACGGAGTCGAGCGGGTGCCAGGCGGCGAGGTCGGTGGAGCCGTCGGTCTCGTGCCGCAGCTCGCCTCCGGTGATCCGCGCCTCGTAGATGATCCGCAGCCCCTGCCAGTCGCCGGGCCCGCCCATCCGGCGCAGCCAGTTGCGCCGGATGGAGTCGATCCCGAGCAGCACGGTGGGCTCGGCCACGTACCCGGTCTCCTCCTCGACCTCCCGCACGACGGTCTCGACCGGCTCCTCGCCGTGGTCCATCCCGCCTCCGGGCAGTGTCCACCGCTTGCGCCCGTCCTTGGCGACCCAGCGGGCGAGCAGTATCTCCCCGTCCCGGACGCACACGGCGTAGGCCGCCACCCGCAACTCCTGCTTCATACCGGGAGGTTAGGGGGAAACGGGGACGGGCCCTAGATCCAGTACGCGGGATAGCGCCGTCCCGTCACGCGCGCGCCCGCCAGGCCGACGGCGACCAGGAGCACCGCCGCGAGGGCGAGGAGGGCCAGGAAGGTCCAGAACGGGGGGGTGCTGGAGGGCGACGATGACCGCGGTGGCGGCGGCCGGGGAGTGGGGGGTGCGGGCGGCGGCCATCACGCCGAGGGCGAGGCCGCCGGCGAGGGCGGCGGACCAGAGGCCGGGGCCGGCGAGGGCGAGGACGGCGAAGCCGGTGAGGGCGGAGAGGAGCTGGCCGCCGACGACCGAGCGGGGCTGGGCGAGCGGCAGGTCGGGGGCGCCCGCGACGAGGGCCATGCTGGCGGCGAGCGGCGGGATGAGCAGCGGCTGGTGGAGGACCGTGCCGACGGCGACGAGCAGCAGGAGCGCCGTGACGCTGATGGCCGTGGAGGCGAGCAGCACGCGCGGGCGGGGCCGGGGCGGCGCCGAGGCGGGCCGGACGGCGACGGCGGGCGCGGCGGCGGGCTGGGCGGTGGTCACAGGTGGTCCTTCGCGGTGAGGTTCGAGGCGGGGTGAGCGGCGGGTTGAGGAGTGGGGGTCACGGGGGCCGACCAGCGGATCGGTGTCCGGGCCTGGACGGTGTGGTCGAGGCGGAAGCGGACGGTCCGGCCACCGGGGCCGTACTCGGTGTGGGCAAGGCCGGAGAGCTGGAGGGTGGTGCCGGTGGGCCAGTCGAGCAGGAGCAGTCCGGCGCGCCCGTCGGCGGCGAAGTTGCCGAGGGTGCGGAACATGTCGTTGCCCGGGTAGTCGGGCCAGCTCAGCTCGGTGGGCGATTCGACGGTGACGAAGCCGGGGCGGCCGCCGCGGTGGCTGACGTCGGCGCCGTCGGGCGTGGCGCTGGCGACGAAGAAGGTGTCGGCGGCCTTGACCAGGCGCTGCTGGGCGCGGCTGAGCGCGGTGCCGCGCCGCACGGCCCCGACCCCGGGCCCCAGGACGACGCCCGCGTCGCCCGTGCCGTACAGCCGGCGCTGTGACACGTACGCGGAACAGTTGGCGAAGACCCGCTCGGTCTCGACGCGCAGCCCGCGCGCGCTGGGGCGGGCGAGGCCGTTGAGGCGCAGCCGGCGCCGGGTGCGCGGGTCGACGGCGAGGGTGCCGACGGGGGTGCCGGCGGTGTCGGTGTCCATGTCGGTGTCGCTGCCGGTGACCGCCGTGCCGAGCGGGTCGTGGGCGGGGATGCCACCGGCGACGGAGAAGGTGTGCGGGCCGGTGGCGCGTGCGAAGCCGGGGCGGCCGGTGAGCAGGCTCGCCCAGACCCGGCCGGCCGGGTCGGCGGCGCCGAGCACCAGCATCGGCTGGGCCTCCAGGAAGGCGGCGGCCACCGGGGTGATGCCGGTGCGTTCGAGGACGGTGGAGCCGGGGAGGTGCGTGCGCATGGTTCCTCCAGGGATGCGGGCCCAGGGGCCTGCCCCACCCCTCACGACCGATGACAGCTAACCTTTCATCGGGACTTTAGAGGTTAGCGACGCCATCGCGCAACCAGTCACGTAACCTTCAAGGGTTAGTCCGAAAACCGCCGCCGCCGAGGAGGGCGCCCGCCATGACCGTCCCGACCGCCGCCGCCCCCGCCCCCGACCCGCGGCCGCTCACCGGCGAGCCCGTCTCCCTGGACCTGCTCAACACCCGCTGGATGGCGGACGGCGTACGGCAGGACCTGCTGACGGACACCGACGGGCTGGCGATCTGGCTGGCCGCCAACGGACTCGACGGGCGCTTCGCCGCCGACCCGGCCACCCTGCGGCACACCCTCACCGCCCGGGACGCGCTCGGCGCGCTCGTCGACCGGCCCGGCGACCCGGCGGCCACCGCGCGGGTGGACGCGGTCCTCGACCACGGGCGCATCCGGGCCGTGCTCAGCACCGAGGGCCCGGGCGAGCGGCCGGAGTTCGCCGACCCCGCCTGGGGTCCCGGCTGGACCGCCGCGCGCGACTACCTCGACCTCCTGCGCACCCAGCCGGACCGGATCCGCAAGTGCGCCCACGAGGCGTGCATCCTGCACTTCTTCGACACCTCGCGGAACGGGACCCGCCGCTGGTGCTCGATGGCCCTGTGCGGCAACCGGGCCAAGGCCTCCCGGCACTACGCCCGCACGAAGGACCAGTGACCCTTCCCGGCCCTCTCCCCGATCCCCTCCCCAAGCCCCTCCCCGACCCCCTTTCCGGCACCCTCGTCAACCCCCCTATCAACCCCTATATCGACCCCCGTCCCAACCCTCTGACGAATCACCCCTGTTGAGGTGATTCGTTCTCCGTGGCGCACGATCCCCAGTGGCGGATGTGCGCCACGCCCGCATTCCGCCGCCCGGGAACTCTCCCCAAACCCCTGTCACTTGCGAAAGGCTGAGCGGTCATCCGGTACCGAAATCCGGACCCTCTCCTTTCACTTCAGGGATGTAAATGACCACCCCCGAATCGCAGAGCTCCATACCCGGGCGCTCGACCCCCGGGACCAGACGTGCGGCCCGTATCGCCGCCGCCGCCGGACTCGTGACCGCGCTGATCGCGAGCGGCGCCGCCCCGGTCCTGGCCGCCGACGACCCGGCGACCGGCACCCCGGCCACCTCCCCGGCGAAGACCGCCGACCCGGCCGACAAGCTCGGCGTCACCGACGCCCAGCGCCTCGACGAGGCCGAGGCCGCGCACCAGCCGAACGTCACCGTGCTCGTCGCCACCGCCCCCGGCGCGACCGAGCAGGTCGCCGGCCAGCTCGACGCCGTCCCCGGCGCCTCCGTCGGCAAGCAGGACGACAGGCTCGGCTATGTCCGCGCCACCCTGCCGACCGCGAAGGCCGACGCGGCCATCAAGGCCGCCACCAAGCTCTCCTCGGTCCAGTCGATCGACCTCCAGGCGGAGATCGAGCTCGACGACCCCACCCCGGACGCCGGCACCACCGGCGCCGTCGAGGGCACCACGGTCACCCGGACCTACCCGGCGCCCGGCAAGTACACCCCGGCGAAGAACCCGTACAACCCCTCGTATGAGACGGGCGCGGTCGACTTCGTCAAGGAGCACCCCAAGGCCGACGGCCGCGGCGTGACCATCGGCATCCTCGACTCCGGTGTCGACCTCGGCCACCCGGCGCTGCAGAAGACCACCACCGGCGAGCGCAAGATCGTCGACTGGGTCACCGCCACCGACCCGATCACCGA from Streptomyces fradiae includes:
- a CDS encoding NUDIX hydrolase, encoding MKQELRVAAYAVCVRDGEILLARWVAKDGRKRWTLPGGGMDHGEEPVETVVREVEEETGYVAEPTVLLGIDSIRRNWLRRMGGPGDWQGLRIIYEARITGGELRHETDGSTDLAAWHPLDSVPALDRVDLVDIGLQLWRDRPPSGRSHLTDPANG
- a CDS encoding HPP family protein encodes the protein MTTAQPAAAPAVAVRPASAPPRPRPRVLLASTAISVTALLLLVAVGTVLHQPLLIPPLAASMALVAGAPDLPLAQPRSVVGGQLLSALTGFAVLALAGPGLWSAALAGGLALGVMAAARTPHSPAAATAVIVALQHPPVLDLPGPPRPRGGAPGRRRPGGRARDGTALSRVLDLGPVPVSP
- a CDS encoding pyridoxamine 5'-phosphate oxidase family protein; translated protein: MRTHLPGSTVLERTGITPVAAAFLEAQPMLVLGAADPAGRVWASLLTGRPGFARATGPHTFSVAGGIPAHDPLGTAVTGSDTDMDTDTAGTPVGTLAVDPRTRRRLRLNGLARPSARGLRVETERVFANCSAYVSQRRLYGTGDAGVVLGPGVGAVRRGTALSRAQQRLVKAADTFFVASATPDGADVSHRGGRPGFVTVESPTELSWPDYPGNDMFRTLGNFAADGRAGLLLLDWPTGTTLQLSGLAHTEYGPGGRTVRFRLDHTVQARTPIRWSAPVTPTPQPAAHPASNLTAKDHL
- a CDS encoding CGNR zinc finger domain-containing protein, whose protein sequence is MTVPTAAAPAPDPRPLTGEPVSLDLLNTRWMADGVRQDLLTDTDGLAIWLAANGLDGRFAADPATLRHTLTARDALGALVDRPGDPAATARVDAVLDHGRIRAVLSTEGPGERPEFADPAWGPGWTAARDYLDLLRTQPDRIRKCAHEACILHFFDTSRNGTRRWCSMALCGNRAKASRHYARTKDQ